One genomic segment of Micromonospora sp. WMMC415 includes these proteins:
- a CDS encoding Hsp70 family protein, with the protein MRSGETRLAIDWGAASTTAVLAWPDGTWQPLRFGAEPALSSAVFLSEDGRIVTGQPAWQAAVTRPERFIPAPRRSIEQQLPVACGEMEELDLVAATLRQVAEHASSVAGGEVADVRLVVPAGWGPRRRTWFRHAAHRAGLPQPRLVEAPVAVANHLLATGVQLPVGSYVVVCDVGAGAEVSVLRRGPAGFEILSTLADPIAGGSAVDDALTSALTGGDVSGSVSDGSRWALLASVRAAKHALAEHPAVTVPLPDGPAVVVNGTMLEQATRPVAERIAHLTVEAIAAADLQPADVAGLYVVGGMAATPAVEKALTEGVGVAPTVLPDPALAAARGAADAGAASIESETEAVESPVPPVRRAVAIAVPGFASLGLVAQFLLTPEWNGGFLHRWALLNWGELAMAAVFALIAALGAGTVIASALAARTSGEPMSPAAQVGTGILASASLGVAVAGLYAVVGSVYIGQEVAPFLRWTLLPITPVVLIAAVMAVVAARQWRTPHGGWSQLLAFPTLSVVTAAVGMALIQYSLTAARWPELVLWIDAAGRLGGLLLGIGVVTAVVSTPLLRLILAAPLAVITAAIVSRPASGILGVIYAAAVAVWWIRQVWTRIIHPARPPVRTP; encoded by the coding sequence ATGCGGTCGGGGGAGACGCGGCTGGCGATCGACTGGGGTGCTGCCAGCACGACGGCGGTGCTGGCGTGGCCTGACGGGACCTGGCAGCCGCTGAGGTTCGGTGCGGAACCGGCGTTGTCCAGCGCGGTGTTCCTGTCCGAGGACGGCAGGATCGTCACGGGGCAGCCGGCCTGGCAGGCCGCAGTGACGCGGCCGGAGCGGTTCATCCCGGCGCCGCGCCGCTCGATCGAGCAACAGCTACCGGTGGCCTGCGGCGAGATGGAGGAGCTGGATCTGGTCGCGGCGACGCTGCGGCAGGTCGCCGAGCACGCCAGCAGTGTCGCTGGCGGCGAGGTAGCCGATGTGCGGCTGGTCGTGCCGGCGGGGTGGGGGCCACGGCGGCGCACCTGGTTTCGGCACGCGGCGCATCGGGCGGGCTTGCCGCAGCCTCGTCTGGTGGAGGCGCCGGTGGCCGTAGCGAACCATCTCCTCGCGACGGGCGTGCAGCTGCCGGTCGGCTCGTATGTCGTGGTTTGCGACGTGGGTGCCGGCGCGGAGGTGAGTGTGCTGCGGCGCGGGCCAGCCGGGTTCGAAATTCTCTCCACCCTGGCCGACCCGATTGCGGGCGGGTCAGCGGTCGACGACGCGTTGACCAGTGCGCTCACCGGCGGCGACGTGAGCGGGTCGGTGTCGGATGGCTCGCGGTGGGCGCTGCTGGCCAGCGTCCGCGCCGCTAAGCACGCCCTCGCCGAGCATCCGGCGGTCACCGTGCCGCTGCCGGACGGGCCGGCAGTGGTGGTGAACGGGACGATGCTGGAGCAGGCCACGCGGCCGGTCGCGGAGCGCATCGCCCACCTGACCGTCGAGGCGATCGCCGCGGCGGACCTGCAGCCAGCCGATGTCGCCGGCCTCTACGTGGTGGGCGGCATGGCCGCCACGCCCGCAGTGGAAAAGGCCCTAACCGAAGGCGTCGGGGTGGCGCCGACGGTGCTCCCCGATCCGGCGCTGGCCGCCGCCCGCGGCGCAGCGGACGCCGGCGCCGCAAGCATCGAGAGCGAGACGGAGGCAGTGGAGTCACCGGTGCCGCCGGTGCGGCGAGCGGTAGCCATCGCCGTGCCGGGCTTCGCCTCACTGGGCCTGGTGGCGCAGTTCCTGCTCACCCCGGAGTGGAACGGCGGGTTCCTGCACCGGTGGGCTCTACTGAACTGGGGCGAGCTCGCGATGGCCGCCGTGTTCGCGCTCATCGCCGCACTCGGGGCGGGCACCGTGATCGCCTCCGCGCTCGCCGCCCGCACCAGCGGCGAACCGATGTCCCCGGCTGCGCAGGTCGGCACCGGCATCCTCGCGTCGGCGTCGCTGGGCGTGGCCGTGGCCGGCCTGTACGCGGTAGTCGGCAGCGTCTACATCGGCCAAGAGGTGGCACCCTTCCTGCGCTGGACGCTGCTGCCGATCACGCCCGTGGTCCTGATAGCCGCGGTGATGGCGGTGGTCGCCGCCCGCCAGTGGCGCACCCCCCACGGCGGCTGGTCCCAACTGCTGGCGTTCCCGACCCTCTCCGTGGTGACCGCCGCTGTCGGCATGGCGCTCATCCAGTACTCCCTGACGGCAGCCCGGTGGCCCGAGCTGGTGCTGTGGATCGACGCCGCCGGCCGTCTCGGCGGCCTGCTCCTCGGCATCGGCGTGGTGACAGCGGTCGTCTCCACCCCGCTGCTGCGGCTGATCCTCGCCGCCCCCCTCGCAGTGATCACCGCAGCGATCGTCAGCCGACCCGCATCCGGCATCCTCGGCGTCATCTACGCCGCCGCAGTCGCGGTGTGGTGGATCCGCCAGGTGTGGACACGCATCATTCACCCCGCCCGACCGCCGGTGCGCACACCATGA
- a CDS encoding CHAT domain-containing protein: MAKPAPSEDSGPGDSRPAISADEVLRQAVATAMELLRDGQHALAYPLLLNVIDEHERPGVQPTMTIFAAHRMLGQCTRQMRRFDAARHHYKQAFGIAAELRHLDAASGALEGLALVESADDNPVAAVGYFEKSVEYAQAHGPGSGLAHALQNYARFLHAEGDDRAADLYREALAQPNLEPFDRAIITDNFGLELARQGDAAAAIEHCRVAADEFERLGCDYDAFKAYENLAVVGRGHDAAASAAAFRRAHDLIHRVAAEQIDSDHYGTRFRQRVREIEENTWKLFPSDNHRLPPILEIGLLAKMGHDQTEQGEVLLHEGRYAEADQALRQAEASFAELQAHHLLPRVWSSLGFLYMSTGDLERAWDMLQRARMQAHVLGNAITEQGALTNLASLLSRGQHAEFSQLEYVARARALADLIDAPIRNHLAAQGRPADDFQSDAGVLDSIAFGLCAEAGADELAQRYLRRSIAAVQVAVDADSPAAPDASAAPSASDDSGSRSADGADPKDAATDKAMWVHLLARRLSRLIIHLCERDPTHPELPELVTRLTALRASTDSPSLTLFIENALSALAGARDERSTETFAHLRATCDAYEELRRIAGWALGPEGLQDSIIPPYDAAISLAVELNRAPEAFALLERSKARMLLDSIRTVTHDVGDDPVRAREADLWQRVSQMRAEIRRTPDVSRSQDTRSRTQRLWEISQEIGPLEAQIAEVWEQLAQDNRALVAHRRAEPMDADEVLAALTQEDGAALVEFFAGRSLYLFRFVKGRFDCIELLGPNETAGYFEMLEILADHADDAWDRLLTHRTYLKLVQALDDAVGDGRFYVVPHDALHRAPLHLSADGRPRTGTVLLPSASLLRTARLQRRSTRGRGAVVGGDPTLDLTFARVECAIAATRLGTTAVTGTDVTFEWLAATLSAANRPRLVHLACHGYFDERRPERSGLLLAGAEQTAQLVTLAQLASLDWSGVLTVLSACNSGRHEVKPGDELAGLTQTLLAAGAPALLTTLRPVPDLSTALLMSWFYEELNLETAWRLGNVSGALAAAQHRMRTSTATDLVQWATAVAPGGAAETLLATKIVARAHQAAGEMDRYLFWEQRAFDLQQAGGAGEPDALRSEAGRCTDERYRRRPFAAPRHWAAFAVHGAG; encoded by the coding sequence ATGGCAAAGCCCGCACCTTCCGAAGACAGCGGACCCGGCGACAGTCGCCCCGCCATTTCGGCCGACGAAGTGCTCCGGCAGGCCGTCGCGACCGCGATGGAGCTGCTGCGCGATGGGCAGCACGCCTTGGCCTACCCGTTGCTGCTTAATGTGATCGATGAGCACGAGCGTCCGGGCGTCCAGCCCACGATGACGATCTTCGCGGCTCATCGGATGCTTGGGCAGTGCACGCGGCAGATGCGGCGGTTCGACGCCGCCCGGCACCATTACAAACAGGCCTTCGGGATCGCCGCTGAGCTGCGGCATCTAGACGCGGCAAGCGGGGCGCTCGAAGGGCTGGCGCTGGTGGAGTCTGCCGACGATAACCCAGTCGCCGCCGTTGGGTACTTCGAGAAATCTGTGGAGTATGCACAGGCCCACGGGCCCGGATCCGGTCTTGCACATGCTCTGCAGAACTACGCTCGGTTCCTACATGCGGAAGGTGACGACCGTGCGGCCGATTTGTACAGGGAAGCGCTGGCGCAGCCAAACCTCGAACCGTTCGACCGGGCCATCATCACTGACAACTTCGGCCTGGAGCTCGCTCGTCAGGGTGACGCGGCGGCGGCGATCGAGCACTGCAGGGTCGCCGCGGACGAGTTCGAGCGGCTCGGCTGCGACTACGACGCCTTCAAGGCATACGAGAACCTGGCCGTCGTGGGGCGCGGCCACGATGCGGCGGCGTCCGCGGCAGCGTTCAGGCGTGCGCACGATCTGATTCACCGGGTCGCCGCCGAGCAAATCGACTCCGACCACTACGGAACGCGGTTCCGGCAGCGCGTTCGCGAGATCGAGGAGAATACCTGGAAGCTCTTCCCGTCGGACAATCATCGGTTGCCCCCGATCCTCGAGATTGGCCTGTTGGCCAAGATGGGCCACGACCAGACCGAGCAGGGCGAGGTCCTCCTGCACGAAGGCCGGTACGCTGAGGCCGATCAGGCCCTGCGGCAGGCGGAGGCGTCGTTCGCGGAGTTGCAGGCCCACCACCTCTTGCCCCGGGTATGGTCCAGCCTGGGATTTCTCTACATGTCCACCGGCGATCTGGAGCGGGCCTGGGACATGCTGCAACGAGCTCGGATGCAGGCGCATGTCCTCGGTAACGCGATCACCGAGCAGGGGGCCCTGACCAACCTCGCGAGCCTGCTCTCCCGTGGCCAGCACGCGGAGTTCTCGCAGCTGGAGTACGTCGCCCGAGCACGCGCGCTCGCCGACCTCATCGACGCTCCGATCCGAAATCACCTGGCGGCGCAAGGCCGGCCCGCCGACGATTTCCAGTCCGACGCCGGGGTACTGGATAGCATCGCGTTCGGCCTATGCGCCGAGGCGGGCGCGGACGAGCTCGCCCAACGCTATCTGCGGCGATCGATCGCCGCGGTCCAGGTTGCGGTTGACGCAGACTCCCCGGCCGCGCCCGACGCTTCTGCCGCTCCTTCCGCTTCCGACGACAGCGGCAGTCGCAGCGCCGACGGCGCGGACCCGAAGGACGCAGCGACGGACAAGGCTATGTGGGTACACCTGCTCGCGCGCCGGCTCAGCCGCCTTATCATCCATCTCTGCGAACGCGATCCCACGCACCCCGAACTGCCGGAACTCGTCACCAGGCTCACCGCGCTGCGCGCCTCGACCGACAGCCCGTCCCTGACGCTGTTCATCGAGAACGCGCTGTCCGCCCTAGCCGGCGCGCGCGACGAGCGGAGCACGGAGACCTTCGCCCACCTGCGGGCCACCTGCGACGCCTACGAAGAACTGCGCCGGATCGCCGGCTGGGCGCTGGGGCCGGAGGGACTTCAAGACAGCATCATTCCCCCGTACGACGCCGCCATCTCGCTCGCAGTGGAGCTGAATCGGGCGCCGGAGGCGTTCGCGCTGCTGGAGCGCAGCAAGGCGCGGATGCTGCTGGATTCGATCCGCACCGTCACCCACGACGTGGGTGATGACCCGGTCAGGGCGCGAGAGGCGGACCTGTGGCAGCGGGTCAGCCAGATGCGGGCCGAAATCAGGCGGACCCCAGACGTTTCCCGGTCCCAGGACACCAGATCACGCACCCAGCGGCTCTGGGAGATCAGCCAGGAAATCGGCCCGCTCGAGGCGCAGATTGCCGAGGTGTGGGAACAGCTGGCACAGGACAACCGGGCCTTGGTCGCCCATCGGCGCGCCGAACCCATGGACGCAGACGAGGTGCTCGCCGCGCTCACCCAAGAGGACGGCGCCGCCCTCGTCGAGTTCTTCGCCGGGCGATCGCTGTACTTGTTCCGCTTCGTGAAGGGCAGATTCGACTGCATTGAGCTGCTCGGTCCGAACGAGACCGCCGGATACTTTGAGATGCTGGAGATTCTCGCCGACCACGCGGACGACGCCTGGGACCGTCTGCTGACCCATCGCACCTACCTTAAGCTTGTTCAGGCGTTGGACGATGCCGTCGGCGACGGGCGGTTCTACGTGGTCCCGCACGACGCGCTGCATCGGGCGCCGCTTCATCTCAGCGCGGACGGGCGGCCGCGGACGGGCACGGTGCTGCTGCCGAGTGCGTCGTTGCTACGTACCGCTCGCCTACAGCGCAGAAGCACCCGAGGCCGTGGCGCGGTCGTTGGCGGTGACCCCACGCTCGACCTGACGTTCGCCCGCGTCGAATGCGCCATCGCGGCGACGCGGCTCGGTACCACAGCGGTCACCGGTACCGACGTGACCTTTGAATGGCTAGCTGCGACGCTGTCCGCGGCGAATCGGCCGCGGCTAGTGCATCTCGCCTGCCACGGTTACTTCGACGAGCGCCGACCGGAACGCTCCGGGTTGCTGCTGGCGGGGGCGGAGCAGACAGCCCAGCTCGTGACCCTGGCCCAGCTCGCGTCACTCGACTGGTCAGGCGTGTTGACTGTCCTGAGCGCCTGCAACAGCGGCCGACACGAGGTAAAGCCAGGTGATGAGCTCGCCGGGCTGACCCAAACCCTGCTGGCCGCGGGCGCACCGGCTCTGCTGACGACGTTGCGGCCTGTGCCTGACCTGTCGACGGCGCTGCTAATGAGCTGGTTCTATGAGGAGCTGAATCTTGAGACCGCGTGGAGGCTGGGCAACGTGTCGGGTGCGCTGGCCGCGGCCCAGCACCGGATGCGCACCAGCACGGCAACCGATCTAGTCCAGTGGGCCACGGCGGTCGCACCGGGGGGCGCGGCAGAGACCTTGCTGGCCACCAAGATCGTTGCGCGGGCGCATCAGGCTGCCGGCGAAATGGATCGCTATCTGTTCTGGGAGCAGCGGGCATTCGATCTTCAGCAGGCCGGCGGCGCCGGCGAACCGGATGCGCTCCGGTCCGAGGCCGGGCGGTGCACGGATGAGCGGTACAGGAGGCGTCCGTTCGCGGCGCCGCGGCACTGGGCTGCGTTCGCCGTCCACGGCGCGGGCTGA
- a CDS encoding NB-ARC domain-containing protein, translating into MFARPAGRAAIVVILDLTVAALINLATSAFDFSEYRWWVTGLVLCIGIWLAILAWRGVGGQPDVAPEVVVATRAEQRAASGRPWMAPFLNRRPIDRPELVAETLRLLAGATGQTVGVTTALHGAGGFGKTTLAALVCSRPEVRELFRGGLLWVTVGQEQHGPDLAARVNDLCEHLTGERPSFSDPEQAGHRLGQLLDDGPPTLLVVDDVWDAAQLRPFLLGGKQATRLVTTRIPGLLPDNAETVRVDQMRQIESKDLLNANLPPLPAHATQKLLSITGRWPLLLAMVNAALRRSLRDGIPLGKACDSLIRQLSDQGPSSLDVSVEQRRDRAVHLTVQASLSLLPETSRQRYLELGIFGEDVDIPPGMLEALWGATGGMAPGPIAKLCNDLSELSLVAIYHRDIGTIRLHDVIRLYLRHQCGDERLAALNALLLREARRALPVYADASGGAQPWWLLPDQAEYLWRQVCYHLAEARQTAELVSLVCDLRWVAEKSRRYDVAAVEADLHRVDDPTAATLRATLAREGHTLTPITPGHSYPALLMSRLDGAPELDPLLVAYRASLSTTPRLENRWLPPDRHPSVVRVLAGHDSFVTDCAVAPNGAWVVSAGSDATAHVWSTATGQTQLTLSGHRGQVLGCAVSTDGLWITTAGEDGTVRVWDSSTGTQTLVVNLTEPATACAISPSGEWLATIGARGGARMWRLPSGAPGPALVGHTDRVNRCAIAATGDWIVTCGNDGRAMIWDTTTGERRRTLSGHSGPVSACAVSVDASLIVTGGWDGTLRLWHATDGRCLGVLDAHRDRITSCAISHDGRWLMSASWDGTARTWDTANQQCTSVLAGHSERLSGCAIAPDDSWMVTASWDGTARIWDATRDGDELFQPSGAGPVNACAASADGRFVVTGHQDGTAAVRRAADGSIDDVVSQHTTAVHGCAVAPDGSWLVTASSDGTARVWDLVQGQTRYTLSGHLGSVSACVIAPDGSWIATTSNDHTARIWDSRDGREMHLLANHGNWVSACAVSQDAQLLATGSWDETAQIWEAATGRLLQCFVHHVGPVLGCSFSRAGDRLATAAGDGKVRIIDVRTGQLILSFTGGVSGLTACAFSPGDDYLATTSSGGVLRIWRPDTGENIASMRVNGALNAACWTPDGGLCVSGAGGAYLFDFRFGEQASVIPQPRQAVDESALTSMRDRPRTG; encoded by the coding sequence TTGTTCGCAAGGCCAGCGGGGCGTGCGGCTATCGTCGTTATCCTGGACCTGACCGTCGCGGCGCTGATAAACCTCGCCACCAGCGCCTTCGATTTCAGCGAGTATCGCTGGTGGGTGACCGGGCTGGTCCTGTGTATCGGCATCTGGCTCGCCATCCTGGCCTGGCGCGGCGTGGGTGGACAGCCCGACGTGGCGCCGGAGGTGGTTGTCGCGACCCGGGCGGAGCAGCGGGCCGCGTCGGGTCGCCCCTGGATGGCGCCGTTTCTGAATCGGCGGCCGATCGACCGCCCCGAACTGGTGGCCGAGACGCTCCGCCTGCTCGCCGGGGCGACCGGACAGACGGTCGGGGTCACGACGGCGCTGCACGGCGCCGGCGGGTTCGGGAAGACCACCTTAGCGGCGCTCGTGTGCAGCCGCCCCGAGGTCCGCGAACTGTTCCGCGGCGGCCTGCTGTGGGTCACGGTTGGCCAGGAACAGCACGGGCCCGATCTCGCCGCGCGAGTCAACGATCTCTGCGAGCATCTGACCGGCGAGCGTCCGAGCTTCTCGGATCCGGAGCAGGCAGGTCACCGGCTCGGACAGTTGCTCGATGACGGACCACCGACGCTCCTCGTGGTCGACGACGTTTGGGACGCTGCACAGCTCCGACCCTTTCTGCTCGGCGGTAAACAAGCCACCCGGCTCGTCACGACCCGGATTCCCGGGCTCCTTCCGGATAATGCCGAAACGGTGCGCGTCGACCAGATGAGGCAGATCGAGTCCAAGGATCTGTTGAACGCGAACCTGCCACCGTTGCCCGCCCACGCCACCCAGAAGCTGCTCAGCATCACGGGCCGCTGGCCTCTGCTGCTGGCGATGGTCAACGCCGCGCTCCGCCGCTCGCTCCGCGATGGCATTCCACTCGGGAAAGCCTGCGATTCACTGATACGGCAACTCTCCGACCAGGGCCCGTCATCGCTCGATGTCAGCGTCGAACAGCGCCGCGACCGGGCGGTGCACCTCACGGTGCAGGCGAGCCTGTCGCTGCTGCCGGAGACGAGTCGACAGAGATACCTCGAGCTGGGAATCTTCGGCGAGGACGTGGACATCCCCCCAGGCATGCTAGAGGCGCTATGGGGAGCGACTGGAGGAATGGCGCCGGGACCGATCGCAAAGCTTTGCAACGATCTATCCGAGCTCTCTCTCGTCGCCATTTACCACCGCGATATCGGTACCATCCGGCTGCACGACGTGATCCGTCTGTACCTGCGTCACCAGTGCGGCGACGAGCGGCTGGCTGCGCTCAACGCCCTGCTGTTGCGGGAGGCCCGGCGTGCCCTCCCCGTCTACGCGGATGCGTCGGGCGGCGCCCAACCCTGGTGGCTTCTGCCTGACCAAGCCGAATACCTCTGGCGGCAGGTGTGCTACCACCTCGCGGAGGCGCGCCAAACGGCCGAACTGGTCTCTCTCGTGTGCGATCTCCGTTGGGTTGCGGAGAAGAGCCGCAGATACGACGTGGCCGCGGTCGAGGCGGACCTTCACCGGGTCGACGATCCCACCGCCGCGACCCTGCGGGCGACGCTAGCGAGGGAGGGACACACCCTCACCCCCATCACGCCCGGACACTCGTACCCGGCACTCCTCATGAGCCGGCTCGACGGCGCACCCGAACTAGACCCGCTGCTGGTGGCATACCGCGCGTCGCTCAGCACCACACCTCGCCTCGAGAACCGATGGCTTCCGCCCGATCGACATCCGTCGGTCGTGCGGGTGTTGGCTGGCCATGACAGCTTCGTCACCGACTGTGCGGTGGCCCCTAACGGAGCATGGGTGGTGTCGGCGGGCAGCGACGCGACCGCGCACGTATGGAGCACCGCAACCGGACAGACCCAGCTTACGCTGAGCGGACACCGGGGGCAGGTACTCGGTTGTGCAGTCTCGACCGACGGACTGTGGATCACAACCGCTGGCGAGGACGGCACGGTCCGGGTGTGGGACTCCAGCACCGGGACTCAAACCCTCGTCGTCAACTTGACTGAGCCGGCCACCGCCTGCGCGATTTCACCCAGTGGGGAATGGCTCGCCACCATCGGCGCGCGGGGCGGCGCGCGGATGTGGCGGCTCCCGAGCGGTGCGCCGGGGCCAGCACTCGTCGGCCATACCGACCGAGTCAACAGGTGCGCAATCGCCGCCACCGGCGACTGGATCGTCACCTGCGGCAACGACGGTAGGGCCATGATCTGGGACACGACCACCGGTGAACGCCGCCGCACGTTGTCCGGTCACTCCGGTCCAGTATCGGCCTGCGCGGTCTCCGTCGACGCCTCCCTGATCGTCACCGGCGGGTGGGACGGTACCCTGCGGCTCTGGCATGCCACCGACGGGCGATGCCTCGGTGTCCTCGACGCCCACCGCGATCGGATAACGTCATGCGCAATTTCCCACGACGGCCGCTGGCTTATGAGCGCCAGCTGGGACGGCACCGCCCGGACCTGGGACACCGCGAATCAGCAGTGCACGAGCGTCCTGGCAGGGCACAGCGAGCGTCTAAGCGGCTGCGCAATCGCCCCCGACGACAGCTGGATGGTCACGGCGAGCTGGGACGGCACTGCCAGAATCTGGGATGCCACCCGGGACGGGGACGAACTCTTTCAACCCTCGGGGGCCGGTCCCGTCAACGCCTGTGCGGCATCGGCGGACGGCAGATTCGTAGTCACGGGCCACCAGGACGGCACCGCTGCCGTCCGCCGCGCCGCTGACGGATCGATCGACGACGTCGTTTCCCAGCACACGACTGCGGTGCACGGCTGTGCGGTGGCCCCCGACGGGTCGTGGCTAGTAACCGCCAGCTCGGACGGCACCGCCCGGGTGTGGGACCTGGTCCAGGGACAAACCCGTTATACGCTGTCGGGCCACCTCGGGTCCGTCTCCGCTTGCGTCATCGCGCCTGACGGATCCTGGATCGCGACAACGAGCAACGACCACACCGCGCGCATCTGGGACAGCCGCGACGGGCGGGAGATGCACCTCTTGGCCAACCACGGCAACTGGGTCAGCGCCTGTGCAGTGTCGCAGGACGCCCAACTACTCGCGACCGGGAGTTGGGACGAGACTGCGCAAATCTGGGAGGCGGCCACCGGCAGATTGCTCCAATGTTTCGTGCACCACGTGGGGCCGGTCCTCGGCTGCTCGTTCTCAAGGGCGGGTGACCGCCTGGCAACCGCGGCCGGGGACGGCAAGGTCCGTATCATCGACGTACGCACCGGGCAGCTCATCCTGTCCTTTACCGGAGGCGTGAGCGGTCTGACCGCGTGCGCCTTCTCCCCGGGCGACGACTACCTCGCGACCACGAGCAGCGGCGGCGTCCTGCGGATCTGGCGCCCGGACACGGGCGAGAACATTGCCTCCATGCGCGTGAACGGCGCTCTCAACGCGGCATGCTGGACGCCCGACGGAGGTCTGTGCGTCAGCGGCGCCGGCGGGGCATATCTCTTCGACTTCCGCTTCGGCGAGCAGGCATCGGTCATCCCGCAGCCACGTCAGGCCGTCGACGAGTCCGCCCTGACGAGCATGCGGGACCGGCCACGGACGGGATGA
- a CDS encoding CU044_2847 family protein, giving the protein MREEAVAVETGSVVVPLHVDGHVIYLASADLVPAMSSDETEVAARPVDLDNALAALTAFATKVGDHLKQADVSRLTVEFSCEFGVESGKFVAIVGKASAKSGVKVGLEWDRTQS; this is encoded by the coding sequence GTGCGTGAGGAAGCCGTAGCCGTAGAGACCGGCTCCGTTGTAGTGCCACTACACGTCGATGGGCACGTGATTTACCTGGCTAGCGCGGACCTGGTGCCGGCCATGAGCAGCGACGAGACGGAGGTGGCCGCCCGTCCAGTCGACCTCGACAACGCTCTGGCCGCACTCACGGCCTTCGCGACCAAGGTCGGGGACCACCTCAAGCAGGCCGACGTGAGCCGTTTGACCGTCGAGTTCTCCTGTGAGTTCGGCGTCGAGTCGGGCAAGTTCGTAGCGATCGTAGGCAAGGCCTCGGCGAAGTCGGGCGTCAAGGTGGGCCTTGAGTGGGACAGAACCCAGTCTTAG
- a CDS encoding NF041680 family putative transposase — MAGFRRDFYRCLPRRADALFELTDALLCSGGPVTSLVDLSLAAEHRRGHGALYDALGAGGIDVARLRVTLAGLALPRATDGRIMLAVDVSNWLRPDAATSPDRLFCHTYGRGKGSAQMIPGWPYSFVAALEPGRTSWTQVLDAVRLGPADDATAVTADQLRQLIDRLIRAGHWRPGDPDILIVCDTGYDTARLAWVLSDLPVLLVGRIRSDRVLRFPKPSRQPGAIGRPRKHGAEFACNDPATWPAPQHTTLTPTSRYGTAQADSWDQLHPRLTRRTCWIDHDGDLPIITGTLIRLQVEHLPGERDPKPVWLWCSATNATTADVDHWWQAFLRRFDLEHTFRLFKQTLGWTRPKIRTTEAADRWTWLIIAAYTQLRLARPLVADLRRPWERPTAPDRLTPARVRRGFRNLRPKTTLPASAPKPGRPGPGRPYGSRNRRPAPRHDVGKTVKRDLSITARKQRTG, encoded by the coding sequence TTGGCCGGGTTTCGTCGGGACTTCTACCGGTGTCTGCCACGTCGGGCGGACGCGTTGTTCGAGCTCACCGACGCGCTGCTGTGCTCGGGAGGGCCGGTGACCAGCCTGGTCGACCTGTCGTTGGCCGCCGAGCACCGCCGTGGTCACGGCGCCCTGTACGACGCTTTGGGCGCCGGCGGGATCGATGTCGCCCGGCTGCGGGTGACCCTCGCAGGGTTGGCGCTGCCCCGCGCCACGGACGGGCGGATCATGCTCGCCGTTGACGTCAGCAACTGGCTGCGCCCGGACGCGGCCACCAGCCCGGATCGGTTGTTCTGCCACACCTACGGCCGCGGCAAAGGCTCCGCCCAGATGATCCCCGGCTGGCCGTACTCGTTCGTCGCCGCCTTGGAACCAGGCCGCACGTCGTGGACACAGGTACTCGACGCGGTGCGGCTGGGCCCGGCCGACGACGCCACCGCGGTCACCGCCGACCAGCTCCGGCAGCTGATCGACCGGCTGATCCGTGCCGGGCACTGGCGCCCCGGCGACCCCGACATCCTGATCGTCTGTGACACCGGCTACGACACCGCCCGGCTGGCCTGGGTGCTGTCCGACCTGCCCGTGCTCCTGGTCGGCCGGATCCGCTCGGACCGGGTCCTCCGGTTTCCCAAGCCGAGCAGGCAGCCGGGTGCCATCGGCCGTCCCCGCAAACACGGCGCCGAGTTCGCCTGCAACGACCCGGCCACCTGGCCCGCGCCGCAACACACCACCCTCACCCCGACCAGCCGCTACGGCACCGCGCAAGCCGACAGCTGGGACCAGCTGCACCCCAGGCTGACCCGCCGCACCTGCTGGATCGACCACGACGGTGACCTGCCGATCATCACCGGCACCCTGATCCGGCTACAGGTCGAGCACCTGCCCGGCGAGCGTGACCCCAAACCGGTGTGGCTGTGGTGCTCCGCCACCAACGCCACCACCGCCGATGTCGACCACTGGTGGCAGGCCTTCCTCCGCAGATTCGACCTCGAGCACACGTTTCGACTGTTCAAACAGACCCTGGGATGGACTCGGCCGAAGATCCGCACCACCGAAGCCGCTGACCGGTGGACCTGGCTGATCATCGCCGCCTACACTCAGCTACGCCTCGCGCGACCCCTCGTCGCGGACCTGCGTCGACCGTGGGAGCGGCCAACGGCACCTGACCGGCTCACTCCCGCCCGGGTCCGTCGGGGGTTTCGGAACTTGCGCCCGAAGACCACCCTGCCCGCAAGTGCGCCGAAACCCGGCAGACCAGGTCCTGGACGCCCGTACGGATCACGAAACCGTAGACCAGCACCCCGCCACGACGTCGGTAAAACCGTCAAGCGTGACCTGAGCATCACCGCACGTAAACAGCGCACAGGTTAA
- a CDS encoding NUDIX domain-containing protein has translation MSYQPHLFPVSVKGVVVRDGRVLLLRNERDEWELPGGKLELGEEPAECVVREIAEEVGWQVTCGPLLDAWQYHIRDGLDVLIIAYGCHVGTAAEPVVSHEHKEVGLFTQAEVAALRIPEGYQKSIATWYTKLSTRVI, from the coding sequence GTGAGCTACCAGCCGCATCTGTTCCCCGTCTCCGTCAAGGGCGTCGTGGTCCGCGACGGCCGCGTGCTGTTGCTGCGCAACGAGCGCGACGAGTGGGAGCTGCCGGGCGGAAAGCTGGAGCTCGGCGAGGAACCGGCCGAGTGCGTGGTCCGGGAAATCGCCGAGGAGGTCGGCTGGCAGGTGACCTGCGGCCCGCTGCTCGATGCTTGGCAGTACCACATCCGCGACGGCCTCGATGTCCTGATCATCGCGTACGGCTGCCACGTCGGCACCGCCGCTGAACCCGTCGTCAGCCACGAGCACAAGGAAGTCGGCCTTTTCACCCAGGCCGAGGTCGCGGCGCTGCGCATACCAGAGGGGTACCAGAAGTCCATCGCGACCTGGTACACCAAGCTCAGTACCCGAGTCATCTAG